The genomic stretch TGAAATTGTGAGAACCAAGGGTTTTGTGGGCCTCTGTTGATCCTCGGAAACGTCTTGACTAGACTGCTTGGCGATGAGCTTGGCGACTAGATCGCCGTCGGAGATCGAGACATCGGATGCGATCAAGGAGCAGGAGCCCGGTTTCCGGGTGCGGGCACGCTTGCAGAATGGGGTTTGATTGCAGTTTCTGAACTCGTCCTTTTTCCATGAAAAAACTGAATTTGCGAAGAGGAGAAGCAGCAGAAAGGTGGAGAGATGCCTTCCCATGGCTTATTGCTCTAATTTCTTGAGTAAATCAAACAACTCCTTGGAGAAATCGCATGGAATTGGACTAAGGAGATTTTGGTAGTGAAGATTGGGGTTGTGCTGAACCTTACTTTGACCCTTAAATCTCAATCATATTTCACTTAGCTCCCCAAACTTTCGGAAATTACCGGTATCGCCTCCCAGGCGTAATTTATTTTTGGTCCGTTGCCcataatttattcaatttaaaaatatgGCAAATTGTCAAAATTATGTTATGATATGACgaacaaaaaataatactactatatagaTAAAACATTCAACTACTTTACACGACATTTTTTAAGAAACTTTTACTCAGGTCTTTATGTTTGCATGTATAGATTGTACATATTGTGTTAATAAATTGAAACACACAATATTTCGTAATTATTCACCATGaattaataaagaaaaatattaaaatcaatataatttgccattttaaaaataaaaattaattataatttgttcaaattttatcaaaaaaattaatcttAATAATCATGATAACTCAAGTTGATTGCCTACACTAGTAATTTTTTCATAGGCTAACGAGATGATCCAATGCAGATATGAAATAAAAGGAATAAATCCATCAATTAACATCATACCAATACAGCAATACTCCAATTTGAGTTGGCCTACTCCAATTTGAGTTGTCAAATTCTCACACTGAAGATATCgaacataaattttatttatagcaTGGGCATATtcttaattaatagtactatttaGTTTAAGAATTGTTCATGAACAAAGAATACAACAGATCTAAATTAAACAAAGACACTGAAATGAAGATAGGAAAATGCTTTGGGCCTTTTGGCATTTGATCTGATTATCGTTGACACCaaaatataattattcaaattacAAAGGACctgaaaatgaataattaaaaGATGAAATGAGAGCAGAGGATAAAAATCTGGACTCCAATTAGTACTGTGTAACTGACGCACAAACCTCTCACGTGAAACAATGAACTTCTCCATCCCCAAATTCCCCGCCTTCGCTACCATTTCTCCAAATACGTTGAGAGTTTCCTCCAGTTTTCCCCAGCTCTCCGTCTTTTTCCCCCAATTTAGCACAACAACCGCCAATTTCCGTAGCAGATACGGTTTGCTACGTTGCTACGCAGCGGCGAAGCAGCAGAAGAGCGGCGGTGCGCCGCCAACAACAACGacaaagaagaaaaggaaaccGAGTAGCAAGAGTGGTAGTAAGAAGGTAGTTGGAGATGActttgagattgagaagagtgGCGGTGGAGTGGAGGTGATGGAGTCACCGTCAGAATCAGCTCAGTCGCCGTACTCGGCGCTGCCTCTGCCGAATCCGCCGGCCGGATTTGTGTTGGATGAGCAAGGGAGAGTTCTAATGGCTTCCAACAAACGCATCGCTACTATCGTaagatttaatttcaaatttcagttTCTTCTGTTATTGTTTATTTGCTGTGAATTTAATTAAGATTTTCATTCTTTTGTCAATGTGCGAGTCAGCTTAGTTTGTGAATAGTTTCAGAATGTATGACCTGCCTATGGTCAATCAAAACTGGACTACCCTGTTTTTCGTTTGGGCAAATGCTCATTTTAATATGTTATTCAAAACTCTACTACTATATGGTATTGGTTTAAACAAAGTGCATATCGGAATGTGGTTGTTGAGTAGGTGCAAATGAGTAGGTAGTTCTTTCTAATTAAGATTGCTGAAGCCCTTTTCCTTGTTACTTATGCATTCTCTGTGTGCTTTATGTTAACCTCTGAGGAAGTTGTGTCATTTTCATTATCTATTCTTTTATGATTTTAACAACTAAGAAATCATTGACAGGTTGATTCTACCAATAACTTCCCCCTGGAGTGTGTTATACGGAGAGTATTTAGAAATTCACGAGGAGATGAATGCATGCTACTATGCCCAGTTGATACGTAAGTCATGCTGTGTGTGCTGTTGTGTGATCTGCTTCACccttataaaataaattgttgaACTCTTTGCAGGCCTGTTCAGATTTTGAAGAGTGTCAATGTTGAAGGGTGGTCTGCTGTAAGTCATCAACTCACTGAGATTCCTTTGTTTCTGGCTTTCTGCATTCATTTACTAAGGCACTAAGCtaaatgtaattttcatttgtGACCTATCTATGTTATGTTTAGAGCGGCACTAACtttaaaaagaaatgtcttAGCTATTTTTTCACGAAGTTTTGTCATATAACTGCTAATCCCTAAATGTGGATTACTGAACCCCAATTTTTGGGTTACGAAACCTTAATTTTGGAtgaataaaccctaattcagcTGTTAGTCATGCATAAATTCTGTGGTTGTTTCCTGACGCCACTGTGCAACTTCAATCCTGCATTAGTAGAGGGCACTGATTCTTTCGATAGGCGATAGTGGAAACACTGCAAAGATCAATTTTTCCAACATGTTTATAAAGCTTGAAAACGAGAGAGTTGGGTGAAATTGTGGAGAGAGATCAGATGAATATATTTGAATCAGAGCAGCTATGTGTCCATTCCTGTAAGCAAACATATAAAAAACCAAAACTGGTCACTGCCTCTGAAGTACCTCTTGGTCTAGAATAACTTTTCACTTAAAATTGGCAGTACAGTTGATGAGATATCTATCTGCCGGGGATTTAGATTGCAACATAGTAGCTTTAGAACTTTCTTGCACCTAAGAATTCGAAaatgtactactccctccgtcccataatagatgtcacactttcctttttagtttgtcccataaaagatgtcacatttccttttttggaaaaagttctctctcacattaatataaatatattattctctctctccacttaacacacaaaacaacttctcctaaaatctcgtgccattcCCCAAGTCtgccatctattatgggacggagggagtactattttgtgGTATCATGGTATAATAGTATTTTCCAATCTATCAATGGAATCCCTCATTTGTCTTGTTTTATTTGTCATGTCATATTGATATCTTTCAACTCATGTGCTCTATAGGTTAGTGATGAAGAAGTTGAGGCTATCCTCCCCACCGCCGCTTATGCCCTTGCCAAAATACATATGCATCTTGTACACAGTGGGTAAGATGTACATAAAGTCATTTTTTCAGTACAGTTTTAGTTTCTAATTTCTCTTTGTTACATACTACTTACGACTATGACTATGACTAACAGTTGTTATATTCTGAtacatattactccctccgtacccaaagaatatgcactttggggacggcacgggttttaatgtaaaattggtaaagtaagagagatgtagagagaaaaaataagtaaagtattgttagtagagaatgggtctcacctcattagagagaagagactttccaaaattagaaagtgcatattcttgtgggacggactaaaaggAAAAGATGgcatattcttgtggggcggagggagtaatatattatgACTATGGTGCATATGCATAGTTGCATACTATGAGATATTCTATCTTTAGCTAACTGTTTCTATGCTATGACTTATCTGCTGCATCAGATTCTGTTATACAGCACGAGGCGGTTTTTGCTACACAGAAGAAGACATATTTGAATTTCATATAGGTACATCTTTTTTATGAAACTTCAGTTGATCCGTGTCTAGCTGTAATACTTTGTTCATCTTAATTTCACCACAAAACAGTTGAATTTTCCAGTTATTTCTAATGCTTGTAATTTTGTGCTATTTTAGAACTTGGTTATGAAATGAATTCACTAGGATATAAAAAtgataagtttttttttatagttaACTTCTCACCATGTGTGATGAAACATTAACTTGAATTTGAGAAACTTTGGGTTTTATGCAGACAATGGTGAAGATGTGGACGGTTTACCAACTGAAGGCGTTGAGATTGCATGTTTCCATCTGGTACGACATTGATCATGCTACAGTTAAACATTTATAACATAACCATATCTTTCAAAAAGTATTAAGGTTTTCATGGGTGAAAGATTCTTTTGCGAGTCACCATCTGAAGACTACAGGATGTGTAAATCTTAACAAATGTTATCTTTGGTATCCAAAATAAGATCAGGCCTAAATCTGTCTTTATAAACAGAGCCTAACTGATATCATAATTGATGATTGGGAAGACATTCTCTTTTATCCTAACAGTTACAAGGAAGGAGAAACTAGGAACGTTAAAAAGTCAAAGAAGCAAAGAATGATTTCAATGGACACTAAAATAGAAACACTGCACTGGGAGATTTACAAATAACTCTGTTCTTAAAAATATTACCATCCTTGAATAATTCTTCTATATATTCTTCTTCATGCAGGATGGTTCTCACTATATGATTTATACACCTTCCGACCCACTTCTGTTTGTTGCAGTGAAGGTAAAGTATTTAGTTCTTTCAACTGAAGTCTATGTACTGACGTAAGTTTGATTTAAATATAGTGACATCTACTTACAAGCAACTTTCTATGTCTCTTTATTGTTGCAGGACAAAGGTGGTGTACTACAAATAGCTGATGACGTAAGTAATAGTTACATCTTGCTTATTGTGGTTTGAAATCTGGCTGCCAAAATTTTCGATGTGAATGTTACGaagttaaaaaaattactatcaCATTGTTATGTTTGCTTTCTGTGCATTCCTTTatgttttcaaaattttgagtcACGACCGGGGCCTGCCTTTGCATAAACAGGAACTCTGATCCTGCTATTATTAGCGCCATAGACGAGGAGACGGAATTCAATGCTTTAGTGGTATGTATGAAATCTTACTGATTGAATCTTGTTATTAAACCTTACTATGTTTCCATTCTCATATCTGCAGGAAGAAGAAGCTGCTCTTCTCGATTCATTGCTTGGGAAAAGGTGATTAGGTTATTATCAAAGAAAGCAGGTTACAAATGTGTTTGTTGAAATCATCAAAATAGGTAGCTTGTAAAACTTGACATTGTATATAATACGATTCATTAATTGTTCTGTTCCCCTAATGTAATTAGTTTTCAAGGTcgattatatttaaaattaggaACATTGCAACCGATGGTTTACTGCCATTTTCCacttgatggggtacgaactaaaccctaatggcaagcccaataacagtgacggcccatcagcccagagcccaagaaagagtatctgttcggcaccaaagagttcggcacgaccaaagagttcggactcagcctacagctcggtaaaagccgaccagtcaagctctcctctcagatcggcaagagctgatcggtaaagtccagcagttcggtctcggcattcgaccgaactaggagttagtggactcatgaaaggcctccacgacctccgctatacccacgatctatttagtggtacgaagcagttattgagcagttattgctcacccacgatcttgttagtggggctgcaaaccacgaccttagttcaatgtataaatagaacttagatcagatagaaaagggttaagctctctagagataaaatagcatatagcaagtctgtgttgtaagctgtaatcccagatcaagcaatacaatcttgccctcccttcttcccgtggacgtagatttacttcagtaaatcgaaccacgtaaattctttgtgtcgtaatttatttttacgagcatttatcatcatcaataattcgcggattcatcactggcgccgtctgtgggaagcagagaacaaaatttgtgataaagcgaatttttgatccattttttccacccaaaaaatgcataccagatcgcagaatacccgtattccagcccgtgagaaccaggaggaagccaatccatcccataggtcgggaaaacagcctagggataaatccaccaccagttctcatggcgaaggaacaagccgctccaaaaatcgtcccactgagtcttcccagcagcccgatttgaatgaggctgtcaagcagtttttggctgaaaagcaggaggaattcttaaccttcctgcgaaaaagccaaaagcagccggagacgaaaacgacggattctccttctccctctgcacaagaaagtcactaccgcagtagtgtcgcatctcccaggagaaagaatcctcaaccccgacatattcctgttcctcctcggtaccggaatcacaggagaactcaatctcctccataccgacgagatatcggattcgccgtgtacggagcactgaagactccgttctcggacgacatcacccgaactcccctaccacagaactaccgaactccgtcgatgacttacgacgggctcgtggaccctcacgatttcttggggcgctatcaatataacatggcgaaccagggtctcaacgaggtccacatgtgcaagctgtttcccgagctgctcatcgggaacgcgagaaggtggttcgatagcctcccccagggcagcatcagatcttaccgagatctaatggatgccttccacaggaggttctttcagaaagcggaagcccgaatcacttcggctcagctgctttccattcgtcaaggtcgcgacgaaaaaattagcgactttatgacaagattccacaaggaatgcctgcaagtagacgatctcaacgatctgcttgtcatctcggcattccaaaatggaatcctgcccggagctctctacaggaagctcgttgagtgcggtccgcagacagctcaggaaatgtgggacattgcggaccagtactcccgggccgatgaggcagaccgtcgcaaacggtcgttagacagctcatcgtcccgaggagacagaaggaagcccgatcatagcgatcaggggcatcctcgccggactccatttgaaagaattcaaagggctccggtgcaagacagattgggacctcgtctcaatcccgagaagccgcccgctcagttcgtaccgctgaacaagccgagagcggaaattttcgaactgcactctgacctattcgaaaagccaaagcggatgacgaaatcagccgcgcgccgaccacaggataactactgctcctaccatcaagaccacggtcacgatactgaggagtgcagaaacttggctgcaggtatcgatgttcttgtgaaggcagggacattgaaaaaataccgaagtaagcagccaaagaagaataaaaagcagagtggtgcgaactgcgcccctcaggatccgaaaaggcagccggatcccgaagacgatgacgagccgcaatatgatggagtaatccagactattgacgcgctccctgccgggaagaccaagtcgtccctaaagtcagaacgcagaggctccaatcgagaggagccaacgcataaaaggctgaagcaggacgaagtgattacgttctcggctgctgatcccgtcccggccatctctcctcaccaagacgccattgtcatccaagccggagtggcaaacaaactgatccacagggtgtttgtggatacaggagcgtcggttagcattctttttaaagagtgcttcgacaaactagaagtggacccagctcggctcagtccggctccgcttcccctgaagagcttcactcaggaggacacccgccctgaaggtattatcagccttccgatcacggtggggaaagtgcctactagctccagtacgatgattgagtttttcgtggtgaaagctcggtccccgtacaacgtcatcctgggaagagactggctcaacacagttcgggccgtttgctctacctatcacctcaccatcaagatccctactaaaggagggatagcggtcatccgaggtgaccaaaagagagcaaaggaatgtctgcaaattgcgcttagaagtgccgagcagtcagatcggcaccaccaagcatagcaatcacagcagccggagtcagaggcgatgaccgaagtcataccggagccgaactcgatgacagttcagctgtacgaagacgatccatccagaacggttaagatcggcttcgcgggaacgcccctacttcgggaaaaaaccatccagctcctcaaggagtataaagacgtctttgcatggtctccg from Salvia splendens isolate huo1 chromosome 15, SspV2, whole genome shotgun sequence encodes the following:
- the LOC121768108 gene encoding uncharacterized protein LOC121768108, which gives rise to MNFSIPKFPAFATISPNTLRVSSSFPQLSVFFPQFSTTTANFRSRYGLLRCYAAAKQQKSGGAPPTTTTKKKRKPSSKSGSKKVVGDDFEIEKSGGGVEVMESPSESAQSPYSALPLPNPPAGFVLDEQGRVLMASNKRIATIVDSTNNFPLECVIRRVFRNSRGDECMLLCPVDTPVQILKSVNVEGWSAVSDEEVEAILPTAAYALAKIHMHLVHSGFCYTARGGFCYTEEDIFEFHIDNGEDVDGLPTEGVEIACFHLDGSHYMIYTPSDPLLFVAVKDKGGVLQIADDVSNSYILLSDPAIISAIDEETEFNALVEEEAALLDSLLGKR